The Variovorax paradoxus genome window below encodes:
- a CDS encoding helix-turn-helix transcriptional regulator has protein sequence MWRMQDKIRLPVELGQAVRRARKERRLKATDIAAHSGRARNVLYRLEQGEDITVRSLFDILRAMDLTIRLEHLGMPTLEEVARRFGQDEDDAS, from the coding sequence ATGTGGCGTATGCAGGACAAGATTCGGCTGCCTGTCGAACTCGGCCAAGCCGTTCGGCGCGCGCGAAAGGAAAGGCGCCTGAAGGCGACCGACATTGCCGCGCACTCGGGCAGGGCACGCAATGTCCTCTATCGTCTGGAGCAGGGTGAGGACATCACCGTCCGCTCGTTGTTCGACATCCTGCGCGCCATGGATCTCACGATCCGCCTCGAGCACCTGGGCATGCCGACGCTGGAGGAGGTTGCGCGGCGCTTCGGGCAGGACGAGGACGATGCTTCCTGA
- a CDS encoding IclR family transcriptional regulator — MEPKEKNSENVRAVNRALDILLAFTKDDAELTAGELLQRVDLSRPTLYRILYTLETKGFIVSVGDPQRFRLGPSVARLSHVWTETLDLSALAESIMRGLWSETRETVAMFVAQGEMRLCLAEMPSPQPLNFKRGVGYTERIARGASGRAILAFMPGADERLEQYTKDLKIDLKKLRAELDRTRERGYAVSRDELIEGAVAVAAPFYNGRGVAGSIGIFGPAARIGEGHVDALGRQVVAACARLSQALGVKGAGEAP; from the coding sequence ATGGAGCCGAAGGAGAAGAACTCGGAGAACGTGCGCGCGGTCAACCGCGCCCTCGACATCCTTCTGGCGTTCACCAAGGACGACGCCGAGCTCACCGCCGGCGAGCTGCTGCAGCGCGTGGACCTGAGCCGGCCCACGCTCTACCGCATCCTCTACACGCTCGAGACCAAGGGCTTCATCGTCTCGGTCGGCGACCCGCAGCGTTTCCGCCTCGGGCCCTCGGTGGCGCGGCTGTCGCATGTGTGGACCGAGACGCTGGACCTGTCGGCGCTGGCCGAATCGATCATGCGCGGGCTGTGGAGCGAGACCCGCGAGACCGTCGCGATGTTCGTGGCGCAGGGCGAGATGCGCCTGTGCCTGGCCGAGATGCCGAGCCCGCAGCCGCTGAACTTCAAGCGCGGCGTCGGCTACACCGAGCGCATCGCCCGCGGCGCCAGCGGCCGCGCGATCCTGGCCTTCATGCCCGGGGCCGATGAACGGCTCGAGCAATACACCAAAGACCTGAAGATCGACCTCAAGAAGCTGCGCGCCGAACTCGATCGCACGCGCGAGCGCGGCTATGCCGTCAGCCGCGACGAGCTGATCGAAGGCGCCGTCGCCGTGGCCGCGCCGTTCTACAACGGCCGCGGCGTCGCGGGATCGATCGGCATCTTCGGCCCGGCCGCGCGCATCGGCGAGGGGCATGTGGACGCGCTGGGGCGGCAGGTGGTCGCGGCTTGCGCGCGGCTGTCGCAGGCGTTGGGGGTGAAGGGGGCGGGGGAGGCTCCGTAG
- a CDS encoding tripartite tricarboxylate transporter substrate binding protein → MNPATPSRLRGRSLLAAAALFLAALAAPAQAAYPDKPVRVVVGFAPGGTNDILARLISVKLSERLKQSFVVDNRAGANSIIAAELVAKAPADGYTLFVASSGAMTVNPAVYGKLPYDPVKDFQPVALLGSFPLVVTTNAASSAKTMAELKALAAKAPAGGLNHGVASSSFQLAAELYTSEGGAKFTHVNYKGTGPVITALLGNEVDLGFLDIAAVLPQIQAGRLKAVAVTTAKRSSVLPHVPTIAESGTPGYDVPIWTGLVAPAGTPTEVADRIRAALKEVLAEPDTVKKLQALGMEPGHVDSAAFGRQIATDIARWTALAKNANLKVD, encoded by the coding sequence ATGAACCCCGCCACCCCTTCTCGCCTCCGCGGCCGCTCTCTGCTGGCGGCCGCCGCCCTCTTTCTTGCAGCCCTGGCCGCGCCCGCGCAGGCCGCCTATCCCGACAAGCCGGTGCGCGTGGTGGTCGGCTTCGCACCCGGCGGCACCAACGACATCCTGGCCCGGCTGATCTCGGTCAAGCTCTCGGAGCGGCTCAAGCAGTCCTTCGTGGTCGACAACCGCGCGGGCGCCAACTCGATCATTGCGGCCGAGCTGGTGGCCAAGGCGCCGGCGGACGGCTACACGCTGTTCGTGGCCTCGTCGGGCGCGATGACGGTGAACCCGGCGGTCTACGGCAAGCTGCCCTATGACCCGGTCAAGGACTTCCAGCCGGTGGCGCTGCTGGGCTCGTTCCCGCTGGTGGTGACGACCAACGCCGCGTCGAGCGCCAAGACCATGGCCGAGCTGAAGGCGCTCGCGGCCAAGGCGCCGGCCGGCGGCCTCAACCACGGCGTGGCCTCGTCCTCGTTCCAGCTCGCGGCCGAGCTCTACACGAGCGAGGGCGGCGCGAAGTTCACGCACGTCAACTACAAGGGCACCGGTCCGGTCATCACCGCGCTGCTGGGCAACGAGGTCGACCTCGGCTTCCTCGACATCGCGGCCGTGCTGCCGCAGATCCAGGCCGGCCGGCTCAAGGCCGTGGCCGTGACGACCGCGAAGCGCTCGAGCGTGCTGCCGCATGTGCCGACCATCGCCGAGTCGGGCACGCCCGGCTACGACGTGCCGATCTGGACCGGCCTGGTGGCGCCCGCGGGCACGCCCACCGAGGTGGCGGACCGCATCCGCGCCGCGCTCAAGGAGGTGCTGGCCGAGCCCGACACCGTGAAGAAACTGCAGGCCCTCGGCATGGAGCCGGGCCATGTCGACAGCGCGGCCTTCGGCAGGCAGATCGCCACCGACATCGCGCGCTGGACCGCGCTCGCGAAGAACGCCAACCTCAAGGTCGACTGA